A portion of the candidate division WOR-3 bacterium genome contains these proteins:
- a CDS encoding Rossmann-like and DUF2520 domain-containing protein, producing MKAGIIGFGKVGSSLYDLLREKSFKVNIFSVTKGKGNLKDLVINSDLIFITVKDDLIPLRVKEISKIKGIKGKHFIHLSGATPLSILEPLKKKGNFIGKLHPIQTFPERSKESFKNIYATFSGNEETYKILKKIFSRDFKIIKMEDKEQILIHIACVFASNFSVYSILKAEEILESLKLKREILKPIINASFKNVLSKGAKNSLTGPARRKDLKTIKLHRKILKNFKKDLYKIYNYLTEKILNERNL from the coding sequence GTGAAAGCAGGAATTATTGGATTTGGAAAAGTGGGAAGTTCCCTCTATGACCTTTTGAGGGAAAAATCTTTTAAGGTAAATATATTTTCAGTAACAAAGGGAAAAGGAAATTTAAAAGATTTAGTTATAAATTCAGATTTAATTTTCATAACTGTTAAGGACGATCTTATTCCTTTAAGGGTTAAAGAAATAAGTAAAATAAAAGGGATTAAAGGAAAACACTTTATTCATCTTTCAGGTGCAACACCTTTATCAATTCTTGAGCCTTTAAAGAAAAAGGGAAATTTTATAGGTAAACTTCATCCAATCCAAACTTTTCCTGAAAGAAGTAAAGAAAGTTTTAAAAATATATACGCAACTTTTTCAGGAAATGAAGAAACTTATAAAATCTTAAAAAAAATTTTCTCAAGGGATTTCAAAATAATAAAAATGGAGGATAAAGAGCAGATTTTGATTCACATTGCCTGTGTTTTTGCCTCAAATTTTTCTGTATATTCAATTTTAAAGGCAGAGGAAATCCTTGAAAGTTTAAAATTGAAAAGAGAAATTTTAAAACCAATAATAAATGCATCCTTTAAAAATGTCCTTTCAAAAGGAGCAAAAAACTCTTTAACAGGTCCTGCAAGAAGAAAGGATTTAAAAACAATAAAACTTCACAGGAAAATATTAAAAAATTTTAAAAAAGATTTATACAAGATTTATAATTATTTAACAGAGAAAATTTTAAATGAAAGAAACTTATAA
- a CDS encoding cyclic nucleotide-binding domain-containing protein, producing MKETYKNFLLNHPLLKGIGEKGIDSISSIASFIYLKKGEILFKEGSEGEDLYIIVEGEAEILKGKELVKIAELKEGAIIGELSFLLKSGRTATLRASKDSIFFRIDGKLLEEKILKGEKPYIEILFSISRIIAERLSNMNLIVSEYLKKDKIEKDELNQLKENLKEGFIF from the coding sequence ATGAAAGAAACTTATAAAAATTTCCTTTTAAATCACCCCTTACTTAAAGGTATAGGTGAAAAGGGGATAGATAGTATTTCTTCAATTGCGTCTTTTATATATCTTAAAAAGGGCGAAATACTTTTCAAGGAAGGTTCAGAAGGAGAGGATTTATATATAATTGTTGAAGGTGAAGCTGAAATTTTAAAGGGAAAAGAACTTGTGAAAATTGCAGAGTTAAAGGAAGGAGCAATAATAGGTGAGCTTTCTTTTCTTTTAAAGAGTGGAAGAACAGCAACTTTAAGAGCAAGTAAGGATTCAATTTTTTTTAGAATTGATGGGAAACTTCTTGAGGAAAAAATTTTAAAAGGAGAAAAACCTTACATTGAGATTTTATTTTCAATATCAAGAATTATAGCAGAAAGGTTAAGCAACATGAATCTTATTGTATCTGAATATTTAAAAAAAGATAAAATAGAAAAAGATGAACTTAATCAGTTAAAAGAAAATTTAAAAGAGGGTTTTATTTTTTAA
- a CDS encoding Mov34/MPN/PAD-1 family protein, which yields MNLSPDVIILKSPAFLEMILASAESYHYECYGLILGYFNNREIIVEDAQVLQIVKKSPYSVAPIAKREKRIIQLINSLKIENLKVIGDFHSHPMVGGIKGKSSPSGDDILDMEVGKVYIIVSVNESKRERAWSYSIKRKILRGSIFNFSFEISGYYCHKNLSYKKLHINCPFLMAINT from the coding sequence ATGAATTTATCACCAGATGTTATTATTTTGAAATCGCCAGCTTTCCTTGAAATGATACTTGCCTCAGCAGAATCTTATCACTATGAATGTTATGGTCTTATACTTGGTTATTTTAATAATAGGGAAATAATTGTTGAGGATGCGCAGGTTTTACAGATTGTAAAAAAGTCTCCTTACAGTGTTGCGCCTATAGCAAAGAGGGAAAAAAGAATAATTCAATTAATTAATTCCTTAAAAATTGAAAATCTTAAAGTTATAGGAGATTTTCATTCCCATCCAATGGTTGGAGGAATAAAGGGAAAATCTTCTCCTTCAGGTGATGATATTCTGGATATGGAAGTAGGTAAAGTATACATTATAGTTTCAGTTAATGAAAGTAAAAGAGAAAGAGCCTGGTCTTATAGTATAAAAAGAAAAATTTTAAGGGGTTCAATTTTCAATTTTAGCTTTGAAATTTCCGGTTATTATTGTCATAAAAATTTGAGTTATAAAAAACTACATATAAACTGTCCTTTTCTTATGGCAATTAATACTTAA
- a CDS encoding carboxypeptidase-like regulatory domain-containing protein, translated as MILFKILIAFSSISGRVIDKKTSESLPFVFVYIKDLNKGTLTDERGFYVISKLKEGKYLLCFKIVGYEEKCLEVELREGENKILNVELNQIEIEIEKIIIYSRKKEFEEERASAVKRETEILKRLPKFIEGDLLRTVSTLPGVVQVTDLSGRFSVRGGSPQENLTLIDEIPLYNPYHLGGIFSVFDLSALSRYEFYRGAYGAQFGNALSSLLYAEIKPYNSEKINLELALSFLSFRLLNEGKLFKGNYLVFLRRTYFDKYISLINRDFEFPYHFFDILSSYQIEKSPSLRFKFSYITSRDLFYQKKDEILLKWGNDGFSFRTFYIHRKNFHEINLFFSSFFSYFKIGEFISLWNPVSIAGLKWKGEFKGSFDKTFGFEYENLNGKFQNDIFGIKQLDKGNPHILSFFSELNFKVNNLRINPGLRTNYFYLRIKETPERNAKSFRIEPRINLKYFLRENLAIKFAFGVFNQYLMAINFSEVFDPFYYWVTIFDGYRPMNSKHYITGISYLPDWGKIDFEIFYKKYDYILDYEIKNYDPLNPDKTLFLKGQGESYGFDSFIEKTFGKLNFNLSLTVLKSHGKFEKENKYHSMRWDKTFNFSLSLFYKLIFNLDLGLNFLYTTGSPFTDVIKRYRFFYNPYPDRYPKVIWDEIESYPYSVRFPPYHRLDISLSRDFKIKKIKGFYSLSIINVYNRKNVFLYYYDYDKEPPVKRELYQIPFVPSFEIKIIF; from the coding sequence ATGATTTTGTTTAAAATTCTTATAGCCTTTTCAAGTATTTCTGGAAGGGTGATAGATAAAAAAACAAGTGAATCTCTTCCTTTTGTTTTTGTTTATATAAAGGATTTAAATAAAGGAACACTTACAGATGAAAGGGGTTTTTATGTTATTTCAAAATTAAAAGAAGGAAAATATCTTTTATGTTTTAAAATTGTTGGTTATGAGGAAAAATGTTTAGAAGTGGAATTGAGGGAAGGAGAGAATAAAATTTTAAATGTTGAGCTAAATCAGATTGAAATAGAAATTGAAAAAATTATCATTTATTCAAGAAAAAAGGAATTTGAAGAGGAAAGGGCTTCTGCCGTAAAAAGGGAAACAGAAATTTTAAAGAGACTTCCAAAATTTATTGAAGGAGATCTTTTAAGAACAGTTTCCACCTTACCTGGTGTGGTTCAGGTAACAGATTTATCAGGCAGGTTCTCTGTTAGAGGAGGTTCTCCTCAGGAAAATTTAACACTTATTGATGAAATTCCCCTTTATAACCCCTATCATCTCGGTGGAATTTTCTCGGTTTTTGATCTTTCAGCACTTTCAAGGTATGAATTTTACAGGGGAGCTTATGGGGCTCAATTTGGAAATGCTTTATCCTCGCTTTTATATGCTGAAATAAAACCTTATAATTCAGAAAAAATAAATCTTGAATTAGCTTTAAGTTTTTTATCTTTCCGCCTTTTAAATGAAGGAAAACTTTTTAAGGGAAATTACCTTGTTTTTTTGAGAAGAACCTATTTTGATAAATATATTTCTTTGATAAACAGGGATTTTGAATTTCCCTATCATTTTTTTGATATTTTATCTTCCTATCAGATTGAAAAATCACCCTCTTTAAGATTTAAATTCTCCTACATTACAAGTAGAGATTTATTTTATCAGAAAAAAGATGAAATCCTTTTAAAATGGGGAAATGATGGTTTTTCCTTTAGAACTTTTTATATACATAGAAAAAACTTTCATGAAATAAATTTATTTTTCTCTTCTTTTTTCAGTTATTTTAAAATAGGAGAGTTTATTTCCCTCTGGAATCCTGTTTCCATAGCTGGTTTAAAATGGAAGGGAGAGTTTAAGGGAAGTTTTGATAAAACTTTTGGTTTTGAATATGAGAATCTAAATGGAAAATTTCAGAATGATATTTTTGGTATTAAACAACTTGATAAAGGAAATCCTCACATCCTTTCTTTCTTTTCTGAATTAAATTTCAAAGTAAATAATTTAAGAATTAATCCGGGTTTAAGGACAAATTATTTTTATTTAAGAATCAAGGAAACACCTGAGAGAAATGCTAAAAGTTTTAGAATTGAACCAAGGATTAATTTAAAATATTTTCTGAGAGAAAATCTTGCAATTAAATTTGCTTTTGGAGTTTTCAATCAGTATCTTATGGCTATCAATTTTTCAGAAGTTTTTGATCCCTTTTATTACTGGGTAACAATTTTTGATGGTTATAGGCCAATGAATTCAAAACATTATATAACAGGAATTTCCTATTTGCCAGATTGGGGTAAAATTGATTTTGAAATCTTTTACAAGAAGTATGATTACATTCTTGACTATGAAATAAAAAACTATGACCCATTAAATCCTGATAAAACCTTGTTTTTAAAAGGGCAAGGAGAAAGTTACGGTTTTGATTCTTTTATTGAAAAGACCTTTGGAAAATTAAATTTTAATTTAAGTTTGACAGTATTAAAGTCTCACGGAAAATTTGAAAAGGAAAACAAATATCATTCAATGAGGTGGGATAAAACCTTCAATTTTTCTTTAAGTTTATTTTATAAGTTAATATTCAATTTAGATCTGGGGTTAAATTTTTTATATACAACTGGTTCACCCTTCACAGATGTTATTAAAAGGTATAGATTCTTTTATAATCCATATCCAGATAGATATCCAAAGGTTATATGGGATGAAATTGAATCCTATCCTTATAGTGTAAGGTTTCCACCT